The nucleotide sequence GCGGCTCGCGGCCGAGATGCGGCTTCCCGGGCGCGCCTGGCTCGAGTTCGACGTCGAGCCCGAGGCGGGCGGCGCGCGCATCCGCCAGACCGCGGAGTTCGATCCGGTCGGGCTCGGCGGGCTCGCGTACTGGTACGGGATCTACCCGCTACACGAGCTGGTGTTCCGCGGAATGCTGCGCGGGATCGCGCGCGCGGCCGAGCATGGCGCCGCGCCGCGCTGAGCGCCGCCGTCAGCCGAGGCGCCCGTGGACGCGCACGGCCGCGCGCGAGCCGGCGCCGATCGCGCCGTCGATGAAGCCCCGCCAGCCTTCGCCCACGTCGCCGCTGGCGAAGAACAGCGGAGGCCGATCGCGCTCCAGTGCCGTCGCCCAGCGCCCGAGCCAGCCCGGCGGAAGCATCGCCCACGTGCCGCGCGCGAACGGATCCTCGCGCCACGCCCAGGACGAGATCGACTCGACCTCGACTCCCGGGAACCAGGCGCGCAGCGCCGCTTCGACCGCAGCGCGGTCGGAGACGTCGAGCCGGGCTGGATCGGGTCCGAAGGCGACCAGCAGGGTGTGCGCGTCGTCGAGCGCGTAGGTGAGCGCGAAGGAGAGCGGGTGGGACGCGGGCGCGACCGCGCTCGCCTTCTTGTGTCGCGTCACGCGGCCCTTTTTCCGGGCGTAGAGCTTGAATCCGCGCCCGCCATGGCGCAGGCCGGCCAGCTCGAGCAGGCGCGCGTCGAGCGCGGGCGCGAACTCGACCTCTGGCAGGACGTTCAGCGGCAGCGTGACCACGGCCGCGCGGGCGTCGAGCTGCGCGCCGTCCGCGAGCGCGATCCGGACGCCCGCCTCCGAGCTCTCGATGCGCTTCGCGATCGCCCCGAGCCTGACCTCGAATCCGCCGTGCGCGACCATCTTCCCGATCAGCGCTTTCGTGCCGTCCGCGAGCTTGTAGCGCGCGGCGGCATCGGAGAGGCCGGGAAGGCTCCAGCCGGCGAGCGCGAAGCCGCGCAACATCTCCGTGTAGGCGACGCCGTCGAGCGGCCCGTTCGTGAGCGACAGCAGGTACCCCTCGAGGAAATCGCGCGGCACCGGCGGGAGCTCGAGGCGCGCGAGCGCGTCCCTTGCGGAGAGCGCGTCGAGCTTGGCGAGCTCGGCCCGCGCGAAGCCCGAGTCGTAGGGACGGTTCCAGGCCAGGCGGGCCGGACCGAAGTACGCCTCGACCGCCGCCTGCACGGCGGCCATGTCCTGCGCGCCCAGGACGACCCGCTTGCCGCCGACGAGCGCGATCATCTCTTCGTTGGCGAGGTCGAGACCCAGCTCCGGCGTCTCCGCGACCGCGAGCCCGTAGCGCTGGATCTCGGCCCAGACGTGCGGCTGCGCCCAGTGGACCCAGGTGCCGCCGAGCTCGATCGAATCGCCGCCGAGCTCCGAGGTGAACGTGCGCCCGCCCAGACGCTCGCGCGCCTCGAGCAGGACCGTGCGGTAGCCGCGCAGCGCGCAGTCCCGAGCCGCGGTCACGCCGGCGAAGCCGCCGCCCACGACCAGCACGTCGATCTCGGGCTTCGGATCGGCCGCTCGCGCATCCGGGCCGAGCAGGAGCGCGCCCGCGCCCGCGCCCGCCGCGATCAGGAGCTCGCGGCGGCGCAGACCCGCGGCCTCCGGCTTCACTCGCTTCGTCACGCTAGCTCGGCCTCACGACATGGATCCTGCCCGCACGGGTTAGCGGGATTCGCGGCCGCGAGAAAGGGGCGACCGCCACCGGCTCGACCGCGAACCCGGAGCACGCCCGAGCCCACGATCCTGCCCTGTTTCAGCGCGAGCAGCGCCTGGTTCAGCTCGTCGAAGTCGAACTCGGTGGTGCGCGGCCGGATGCCGGCGCTAGCGGCGAGCTCGAGCAGCTCGCACCCGTCCGCGCGCGTGTTGGCCGTGACGCTGGTCAGTGTACGCTCCTCGAACAGGCGCGCGGCGTAGTCGAGCGGCGGGATCTGCGTCATGTGGATCCCGGCGCAGGCGAGCGTGCCGCCCGGACGAAGCGCCTCGAGGGCGACCGGCACGAGCGTTCCGACCGGCGCGAAGAGCACCGCGGCGTCGAGCTTCGCTGGCGGCCGATCCGCGAGGTCGCCGGCCCATTCCGCGCCGAGCTCGCGCGCGAGCGCACGATGCGTGGCCTCGCGCGTGACGACGAAGATCCGGCAGCCCAGGTCTTCCGCGACCTGCAGGGCGATGTGCGCGGACGAGCCGAATCCGTACAGGCCCAGCCGCCCGCCCGGCTCGATCCGCGAGCGGCGCAGGCTGCGGTAGCCGATGATCCCCGCGCAGAGCAGCGGCGCGACCGCGGCATCGTCGATCGCGTCCGGCAGCGCGTAGGCGAACTCCTCGGGCACGCGCGCGCGCTCCGCGAATCCGCCGTCCTCGTCCCAGCCGGTGAAGCGGGGCGCGCGGCACAGGTTCTCGTCCGACGCGCTGCAGTACTCGCAGCGGCCGCAGCTGCGCCAGAGCCAGGCGATGCCGACGCGCTGGCCCGGCTCGAAGCGGCGCGCGCCCTCGCCGAGCGCGCGAACACGGCCCACGATCTGATGACCAGGGATCAGGTTCGGCCGGCGCTGCGCGAGATCGCCCTCGACGACGTGCAGGTCGGTGCGACAGACGCCGCAGACGCTGACCTCGACCTCGATCTGGCCGGGTGCGGGAGCGGGGTCCGCGAGCTCGCGGAGCAGGAGCGGCGCCTTTTCGATCGGGCCCGGACTCGGGAGCACCCACGCGCGCATCGGCGGGAGATCTTACACTCGCGAGCGTTGAACGTTCTGCTCTACGACGAGAACGACGAGGTCGCCCCGGGGCGCGTGCGCGTCGCGGATCGCCGTCACCGCCACGCGAAGGAGATCCTGCGCGCGAAGCCCGGCGACGAGCTCGCGGTCGGAAGGATCGACGGCAAGCTCGGTCGAGGAACCATCGTCGCGCTCGACGAGAGCGCGCTCGAGCTCGAGGTCGTGCTCGAACGCGAGCCCCCCGCCCCGCTCCCAGTCACGCTCGCGCTCGCGCTCCCGCGCCCGCCGAGCCTGCGCAAGGTGCTGCAGCAGGCGACGGCGCTGGGCGTGAAGCGCTTCGTGCTCTTCGCGAGCGCGCGCGTCGAGAAGAGCTACTGGCAGAGCACGGGACTCGCGCCCGCCGCGCTGCGCGAGCAGCTCCTGCTCGGACTCGAGCAGGCCGTCGACTGCGTCGTTCCGCGGATCGAGCTCGCGCGCCGCTTCCGGCCCTTCGTCGAAGACGAGCTGCCGCGGCTCGCGGCGGGAGCGGCGATCCTCGTCGCGCATCCGGGACCGCTCGCTCCGCCGCCCGCGCTCGCGAGCCGTGCCGCTCTGCTCGTCGTCGGACCCGAAGGCGGGCTCCAGGATCACGAGCTCGAGCGGCTCGCCGCCATCGGTGCGCAGCGCGTCGGCCTGGGTCCGCGCGTGCTCCGCGTCGAGACGGCCGTCGTCGCGCTGCTCGCGCGCCTCGCTGGTTGACACCCCCGAGGGTCATTCGGATACTCGCCGCCGTGGATCTCATGGAAAAGCTCGTCGCGCTGTGCCTGAATCGCGGTTTCATCTATCCGTCGAGCGAGATCTACGGCGGCATCGCGGGGTTCTGGGACTACGGGCCGCTCGGCACCGAGATGCGCAACAACGTGAAGGCCGCCTGGTGGCAGCGCATGGTGCGCGAGCGCGACGACGTGGTCGGGCTCGACTCGTCGATCATCGCCAATCCGCAGACCTGGGTGGCGTCGGGTCACGTGGCGAACTTCAACGACCCGATGATCGACTGTCGCGGCTGCAAACGGCGCTTTCGAGCGGACCAGATCGACGCGGACGACCGCTGCAGCGCCTCCAGCGACGGAAAGCACGATCTGACCGAGGCGCGCCAGTTCAACCTGATGCTGAAGACGCGGATCGGCGCCGCCGAAGACTCGGCCGGCGAGGCGTATCTCCGCGCCGAGACCTGCCAGTCGATCTTCCTCGACTTCAAGCGCGTGATGCAGTCGGCCCGCATGAAGCCGCCGTTCGGCATCGCGCAGATCGGCAAGGCCTTCAGGAACGAGATCACGCCGCGCAACTTCATCTTCCGCTCGCGCGAGTTCGAGCAGATGGAGCTCGAGTTCTTCACGCCGCCGGCCGAGGCGATGGACTGGTTCGAGCGGTTTCGCGAGATCCGCATGCGCTGGCACCACGACATCGGTCTCGATCCTGCGAAGCTGCGTTGGCACGCGCACGGCGCCGACGAGCTCGCGCACTACGCGAAGGCGGCGTATGACGTCGTCTTCGAGTTCCCGTTCGGCTGGCACGAGCTCGAGGGTGTGCACCACCGCGGGGACTTCGACCTGCGCCAGCACAGCGAGCACTCCGGCAAGGACCAGTCGTACACCGATCCCGAGGCGAAGGAGCGCTACTTCCCCTACGTGATCGAGACGTCCGTCGGCGTGGACCGCTGCCTGCTCGCGCTGCTCGCCAGCGCCTACCAGGAGGACGAGGTCGGCGGCGAGAAGCGCGTCGTGCTGCGCCTCACGCCGCAGATCGCGCCGATCAAGGTGGCGGTCCTGCCGCTCTCGAAGAAGCTCGCGGCTCCGGCGGAGAAGATCGCCGCCGATCTGCGCCGCCGCTTCGCCGTGGACTTCGACCTGCCGGGAAGCATCGGCAAGCGCTATCGGCGCCAGGACGAGGTCGGCACACCGCTCTGTGTCACGTACGACTTCGACTCCGAGCAGGACCAGAAGGCGACCGTGCGCGAGCGCGACACGACCCGGCAGGAGCGCATCGCCCTCTCGCAGCTCCCCGCCTACCTCGGCGAGCGGATCCTCGGCTTCTAGCGCCTGCTAGTACTTGATCACCGAGCGGATCGCCGCGCCCTCGTGCATCAGATCGAAGGCGTGGTTGATGCGCTCGAGCGGCAGCTCGGCGGTGACCATCTCGTCGAGCTTGATCCTGCCGCTCATGTAGCGGTCGACGAAGCGGGGCAGCTGCGTCCGGCCCTTCGTTCCGCCGAAGGCGGTGCCGCGCCAGGAGCGGCCGGTGACGAGCAGGAACGGCCGGGCGTGGATCTCCTGGCCCGACCCGGCGACGCCGATGATGATCGCCTGCCCCCAGCCCCGGCTGGTGCAGGCGAGCGCCTGACCCATCACCTCGACGTTCCCGATGCACTCGAACGAGTAGTCGACGCCGCCGTCGGTCATCGACACGATCGCGGCCGCGACGTCGGCGACCTGCTTCGGGTCGAGGCAGTCGGTCGCGCCCAGGCTTCGCGCGAGCTCGAACTTCCGCGGATTCAGGTCCACGGCGAAGATGCGCTCGGCCCCGGCCATCACCGCGCCCTGGATCACCGAGAGTCCGATGCCGCCGAGTCCGAAGACCGCGACCGACGCGCCCGGCTCGACCTTCGCGGTGTGCAGCACCGCGCCGATTCCCGTGGTCACGCCGCAGCCGAGCAGACAGATGCGGTCGAGCGGAGCGTCCTTGCGCACCTTCGCGAGCGCGATCTCGGGCACGACGGTGTACTGCGCGAAGGTCGACGTCCCCATGTAGTGGTGCACGAGCGTTCCGCGCGCCGAGAGCCGGCTGGTTCCATCGGGCATGAGCCCCTTGCCCTGCGTCTCACGGATCCGCGCGCACAGGTTCGTCTTGCCGGAGAGGCAGAAGCGGCACTCGCGACACTCGGGGATGTAGAGCGGGATCACGTGATCGCCGACCGAGAGCGACCGGACGCCGGCCCCGACCTCGACCACCTCGCCGGCGCCCTCGTGACCCAGGACCGCGGGGAACAGGCCCTCGGGATCCTTGCCCGAGAGCGTGTAGGCATCCGTGTGGCAGACCCCGGTCGCCGCGAGCCGGACCAGACACTCGCCCGCGCGCGGCCCTTCGAGCTCGATCCGCTCGATCTCGAGTGGCCTGCCCGCCTCCCACGCAACCGCAGCCTCGACCCTCACACGCCTGCCTCCCCTGCCGAGCCGCGATCATACCAGCGAAGTTCCAGGGGTTTTACCGAACTTTGACGCGCGGAGGGCGCGCCCGGCGCGAGCCGCAGATACCTTGTCGACCCAATGGCAAGCCCTGAAGAATCCCCGGCGGTCGAAGCGGTCGAGTCTGGTCCCACCCTCAGCGACGTGATCGAGCTGCTCCCAGAGCGGGTCTACGACAACCCGACGAGTCTGGGCATGATCTACTTCGCGCGCGACCTCGTGCTCTACCTGGGCCTGGTCGCCCTGCTGGTGGTGGTCGACTCACCGTTCCTGCTGGTCCCGCTCTGGATCCTCACGGCGTTCACGACCGCCGCGATCTTCATCCTGGGCCACGACGCCGCGCACGAGACGCTCTTCAAGAGCAAGCGCCTGAACTACCTGGTCGGCGTGATCTCGATGCTGCCGTCGCTGCACATCTACGAGGCCTGGGTCTTCGGCCACAAACACGTCCACCACGGCCACACGGTGCGCGAGGGAATGGACTACGTCTGGCACCCCACGACGCCGGAGCAGTACCGGGCGATGACTCCCGTGCAGCGCGCGATGCACCGCCTGAAGTGGTCCTGGCTGGGCGCCGGCGTGTACTACGGCTGGGACATCTGGTGGAAGAACATGATGCACTTCCAGGGCACCGCGAAGATCGCGGCGAACGTGAAGCGCGACCGCAGGATCGTCCTGATCTACGCGTCGCTACTCACCGTGATGCTGCTCGGAGCCGGCGCTGCGACCTACGGTGGAATCGGCGGGGCCGTCTGGATGTGGACGAAGGTCTTCGCCGTGCCGTTCGTGCTCTGGAACTACGTGATCGGCCTGGCCGTCTACGTCCACCACGTCGCGCCGGACATCCGCTGGCTCTCGCGCCGCGAGTGGACGCGTTTCAAGGGGCAGATGGAGGGGACCACGATCCTGCACGTGCCCGCGTGGATGAACTTCTTCATGCACAACATCATGATGCACGTGGCGCACCACGTGGACATGCGCATCCCGTTCTACCGCCTGCCGGAGGCCTGCGAGGTGATCCGGAAGGGGTATGCCGACGTGGTGCGGGAGCGGGACTTCGACCTCTCCGACTACGTGCGCATCACGCGCAGCTGCAAGCTGTACGACTTCAACACGCACAGCTGGAGCGGTTACGAGGCGGCGAAGGAGTCGCCCGCGCTAGTCGCGCAGGCGTAGACCGAGCTCTTTCAGCTGGGCCGCGTCGACGGCGCTCGGCGCTTCCATGAAGCTGTCCTGGCCGCGCTGCGTCTTGGGGAACGCCAGCACGTCGCGCAGGCTCTCGCCGCCGGCCAGCATCAGCGCCAGGCGATCGAAGCCGAAGGCGAAGCCTCCGTGCGGTGGGGCGCCGGTGTCGAGCGCGTCGAGCATGAAGCCGAAGCGCGCCCTCGCTTCGGCCTCGGAGTAGCCGAGGATCTCGAGGATCTTGAGCTGCACGTCCGAGCGGTGATTGCGCAGGCTCCCCGAGCCGAGCTCGACGCCGTTCATGACCAGATCGTAGTGGGTCGCCAACACGCTCTTCGGATCGCTGGACAGCTTTTCGATCTCGCTCTCGAGCGGAGCGACGAACGGCATGTGCATGTAGCTGAGCTTGCCGTCCTCGCCCTCTTCGAAGAGCGGAAAGCCGACGACGAAGAGCGGATCCCAGGCGCGACCGTCGTAGCGGTCGAGCTTCTGGCCCAGCTCCAGCCGCAGCCGGCCGAGCACGTCGCAGACGACCCGCTCGCGATCCGCGCCGAAGAGCAGCAGCGATCCCGGGCGCAGCCCCGCCCGCGCGCCGATCGCCGCCTTCTCCTCGTCGGACAGGAACTTCGCGATCGGCGACTGCCAGGATCCGTCCTCGGCGATCCGCACCCACGCCAGCCCCTTCGCGCCGAGGCTTCGCGCCTGCTCGTTCAGCCGGTCGAGCTCGCTTCGAGACAGCGCGGCTGCATCGTGGATCGGAAGCCCGCGCACGACGCCGCCCGCGGCGAGCGCCCCCGCGAAGACCTTGAACTCGCTCTTGGCGAGCAGATTCGAGAGGTCGACGATCTCGAGCGTGATGCGCCGTTCCGGTTTGTCGGAGCCGTAGCGCGCCATGGCCTCGGCGTAGCTGATGCGCGGGAACGGACGCGAGAGCTCCACGCCGAGCACGTCGCGGTAGGCGCGCACGGTCAGGTGCTCCAGCAGATCGAGGACGTCGTCCACGCCGACGAACGAGAGCTCGAGGTCGAGCTGGGTGAACTCGAGCTGGCGATCCGCGCGCTGGTCCTCGTCCCGGAAGCAGCGCGCCAGCTGGAAGTAGCCGTCGAAGCCCGCGACCATCAGCATCTGCTTCATGATCTGAGGCGACTGCGGCAGCGCGTAGAAGCTCCCGTGCTGCAGTCGACTCGGCACCAGGAAGTCGCGCGCGCCCTCCGGAGTGGCGCGCGCCAGGATCGGCGTCTCGACCTCGGTCAGTCCGCGCTCCGAGCAGCCGAGACGAAGCGACTGCGCGAGCTCGTGGCGCACCCGCAGACGTCGCTGCATCACCGGCCGGCGCAGGTCGTGGATGCGGTACTTGAGGCGGCTGCTCTCGTCGAGAAGCACGTCGTCCTCGATCTCGAACGGCGGGGTCGTGGCGGTGTTGAGGATGCGCACCTCGTGGGCGATCAGCTCGACCTCGCCCGTCGGCAGGTTCGGGTTCACGACGTCCGGATCCCTGCGCGCGAGCACGCCCCGCACGATCAGCACCCACTCGGATCGGACCGCCTGCGCCTTCCCGTGCGCCTCGGGCTCCGTGTCGGGCTTGAAGACGACTTGCGCCAGTCCGCTGCGATCGCGCAGGTCGACGAAGATCACGCCGCCGTGGTCGCGGCGTTTGCGCACCCAGCCGCAGAGCACGACTTCGCGGCCGACGTCCACCGGCCGCACGTCTCCACAGAAGTGTGTTCGGCGCAGATCGCCGAGCGGATCGAGTCGCACGCAGGCTCCCTTCCCCGTCGTGGGGGGCTTCGGCGCGCGGAGCCTACCAAGGCCCCGCGGGCGGGTCAAAGTCCGGCTAGCCCCGGGACGAGGAGAGCTCGTCCGCGGAGCAGACGTGGTCGCGACCGAGCGCCTTGGCGAGGTACATCGCCTTGTCGGAGAGATCGAGCAGGCGCTCGCGGCTGTCTCCGTGCGTCGGAAAGGTCGCCACGCCGACGGAGACCGTGAGCCGCAGGTCCAGCCCCCGCTCCGCTCCGAAGGAATGGCCGGCGACCGACTGCCGGATCCGATCCGCGACCGAGAGCGCGCCGTCGAGTCCGGTGTCGACGAGCAGGATCGTGAACTCGTCGCCGCCGTAGCGCCCCACGGTGTCGATCGCGCGCACCGAGTCCTGGAGCAGACCCCCGAGCTCTCGCAGCACGCGCGACCCGACCAGATGCCCGAAGCGGTCGTTCACCGTCTTGAAGCGATCGAGATCGAGGAAGAGCACGGAGAGCCGGCTCTGCGAGCGCGAGGCGCGGTTCACCTCGCGGTCGAGCGCCGAGAGCAGATAGCGCGCGTTGTACAGCGACGTGACGTCGTCGATGAAGGCCTTCTCGCGCGCCTGCAGGAAGCGTTCGGCGTTGATCAGCGCGAGCTCCGCCTGCTCGATGACCAGCGCCGCGCGCTGCCGCTCGTCGTCGTCGAAGGGACGCCCCTCCGAGAAGAGCCAGATTCCGCCGACCACGCGGCCCTCGCTGCGGATCGGCAGCGCGAGCAGATCGGCGTCGCGGATACCCAGCTCCTCGAGCGCACCGGCGAGCGCGGAGCCGCTCCGCACTCCCGGCCGTTCGAGCTCGCAGGGATCGAAGATCTTGCCGAGCTCGATCTCCGAGCGGAGCGCCAGCAGCGCCTCCTGGGGGAAGCCCGCGATCTCGATCCCCTCGCCGGTCCGGGACGGCAGCTCGACGAGCCGGCCGACGGCGCGAGATCGACCGGTGAGTCGCAGGACGATCTCGACCGCGAGCGGCAGCACGTCCGCGCTCTCCAGACAGGAGGCCAGTGCGCGCGCGGCCTCGAACGCCTGCACGCAGCCGCGCAGGGACTCGTTCTCGTCCATCAGGCGCCGGCGGAGCAGCGTCCGCTTCACGCCGTAGGTGACCTCAGCCGCGGAGACCGGCTTGCGCAGGTAGTCGGCCGCGCCGAGCCGCATCGCCGGGAGCGCGCTCTCGAGCGACGCGTAGCCGGTGAGCACGACCACCTCGGTCCGAGGCGATGCGCGCTTCACGCGCTCGATCAGCTCGAGCCCGTCCATCTCGCGCATCGACAGATCGGTGATCACGAGATCGAAGGGCCCCTCGTCGCCGAGGCGCGACAGCGCCTCTCGGCCGGTCGCGGCAGTGGCGACGCGAAACCCCTCCTGGACCAGCGCGTCGCGCGTCATCTCGCGTATCAAGCGGTCGTCGTCGACCACCAGCACCCGCTTGTCCATCGCTTCCGGGCCCCCCCGCTCGCGTCGCTCCTCCGCGCTATCTCGGTGCGGTCGATCGGCAACTTGATGGCGGAGTTGCGCGCGCGCGACGCGGCCCTGGCGCGGATGTCCGATCCGGGCGGCAGACGACGGATCCGCCCGGTCACCCCGTCGCGCTCACGACGACGCGCCGGCCGACGATCTGCAGCCGGCCCTGCGCGTGGAGCTGGATGGCCCGGGGATAGAGATCCCGCTCGACCGCCGCCACCCTTGCCGCGAGCGAGGCGGGGGTGTCGTCCTCGAGCACGTCGATCGCCTTTTGCAGGATGATCGGCCCGGTGTCGTACTGCTCGTCGCAGTAGTGGATCGTCGCGCCGGTCACCTTCGCGCCGTACTCGAGCACCGCGCGGTGCACGCGCTCGCCGTAGAAGCCCTTGCCGCAGAAGGCGGGGATCAGCGAGGGGTGGGTGTTCATCGCCCGGCCGTTGTATCCCCGCAGCTCGATCCGCGACAGGAACCCGGCGAGCACGAGCAGATCGGGAGGATCCTGCGCCAGCGCAGCATGGATCGCGTCGTTGAACGCGCGCTCGTCCGGATGGTCCGCGCGCGCGATCGCGAGCGCGGGAATCCCGTGCCGCCGCGCGCGAGAGAGCCCGAACGCTTCGGGCTTCGACGAGATCACGGCTGCGATGTCGACGTCGAGTCGCCCGCGGTCTCGCTCCTCGATCAGGTTCGCCAGCGTCGTGCCGCTGCCCGAAAGCAGAACCGCGATGCGAAGCGCCATCTCTCCCCCCAAAAAGCGAAGGCGCCTCCCGGCCGTGAGCCGGGAGGCGCCCGCTTCATCCGTCCGGCGACGTCACTAGAACGTGTAGCGAACCCGGACCTCCGCCTGGTCGCGGTACAGGACCGGCGCGACGCCTCGGAAGACCGGGCTCGTGTAGTCCGCCACCGAGCCGTACTGCGCGATCGGGAAGTACGAGCCCTGCGCCTTGTAGACGTGCCCGAAGAACTGCGTGAAGCCGAGGCTCGTCGAGAACGAGTCGTTCCAGCGGTACGTGAGCCCCGTGATCAGGGCGCCCTGCGATTCCCACGGCGCGTACAGCAGCGTCACGCGCGGCAGGAGCCGATCCTGGAAGTAGCCGGTGAAGAACGTGAACGCGACGTTTCCGGTGAGCGGACCTGCCGCATAGCCGTAGTTGCCGTCGAAGTCGTCGTCACCGCCCTCGTAGTCGGGCAGGTAGCGCAGGAACAGCTGCGTGTTCAGGAAGAAGCTGCGGTTGGGGTTCAGGAAGTTGAAGAAGGTCGGGCGGTCGACCGAGATCGAGAGCACCATCTCATCCGTCTGCGACAGGCCCTCGTACTCGGTGTTGTTCGGGATCAGCTTGTTGGCGATCCACGAGAACTCGACGCCCCAGCTGGTCTTCGTCACGTCCTCCGCGAAGTCGAGACCGAAGCCGAAGACGTTGCGCTTCTGGTAGTTGAAGGCGACCTGGCGCCCGCCCTGCCACAAGAAGTCGCGGCGACCGTAGCGGCCGTCGCCGCCCGCCTTGCGGACCGGAAGCGTCTGGGTGGTCGCGCCGAGAATGCCCGCGACGCCGCGGCAGAAGACCGGCGAACGGGGCGGCAGACCGTTCGGGAACAGCGCAGCGAAGGCCTCCGAGTCCACCCCCTGGTCCGCGCGGTACGGGCTGTACTGGATGCCGTCCTGAAGGACGTCACCCGGAATGCCGCTTCCGCACAGGATGCTGTCGTCGGTGATCGGGCCGGCGAGGTAGTCGTCCTGCCCGTCCCAGACCGCGTCGCGGTCGCGGTCGAGATCCGCACTCAGATCGCCGTCCATGTCGCGACCGCGCACGACCTGGCTGCCGAACTCTCCGAGCAGCTCGTTGCGCTGCGCTACGGTCATCCTCACGTACTCCGGTCCGTACGGAGTCTCGATCTCGACCGCCTGCGAGGCCAGCAGGCGGCGGAGCGTGGTCAGCCCCTCCGTCTGCTGCAGGTACTGGAGCTTGGCGAGATTCACCATCCGGTTCACCCCCGTCCCGACCGGCGGCTGATTCGGGTCGCCGGGGTTGTTGGGGTCGCCGGGGTTGTTGGGGTCGGCGACCGTGACCACTTCGACGGCGAAGCCGATCGGCATGGATAGGATCAGCGACTTCCCCGAGGGATTTGCGTCGCCGGGATCGACCAGCACGTTGTTCACCTCGAGGTAGCACCAGGACCTCGGGCAGCTCTCCTGCGGGTCGTAGTTCACCAGGAACTCGGCGGCCACCGCCTTCGGATCCGTCTCCGTCGGTATGGAGACCCGGACGATCGAGTAGTCGACCGCCGCATTCGGGTCCCAGAGCGGCGCCGCGACCACGTCGAAGTCGACTTCCTCGTCGTCGAACACGTACTGGTTGCGGGCGAAGATGCCGTCCGGTCCAGAGATCGGATCGCCGAAGGCCTGGAGCGCCGTATTCGACTGCGACCAGACGGCGAGCTCCTGCAGGCTCTCGGGCGCGTCGAAGAC is from Deltaproteobacteria bacterium and encodes:
- a CDS encoding FAD-dependent oxidoreductase gives rise to the protein MTKRVKPEAAGLRRRELLIAAGAGAGALLLGPDARAADPKPEIDVLVVGGGFAGVTAARDCALRGYRTVLLEARERLGGRTFTSELGGDSIELGGTWVHWAQPHVWAEIQRYGLAVAETPELGLDLANEEMIALVGGKRVVLGAQDMAAVQAAVEAYFGPARLAWNRPYDSGFARAELAKLDALSARDALARLELPPVPRDFLEGYLLSLTNGPLDGVAYTEMLRGFALAGWSLPGLSDAAARYKLADGTKALIGKMVAHGGFEVRLGAIAKRIESSEAGVRIALADGAQLDARAAVVTLPLNVLPEVEFAPALDARLLELAGLRHGGRGFKLYARKKGRVTRHKKASAVAPASHPLSFALTYALDDAHTLLVAFGPDPARLDVSDRAAVEAALRAWFPGVEVESISSWAWREDPFARGTWAMLPPGWLGRWATALERDRPPLFFASGDVGEGWRGFIDGAIGAGSRAAVRVHGRLG
- a CDS encoding zinc-dependent alcohol dehydrogenase family protein, which gives rise to MRAWVLPSPGPIEKAPLLLRELADPAPAPGQIEVEVSVCGVCRTDLHVVEGDLAQRRPNLIPGHQIVGRVRALGEGARRFEPGQRVGIAWLWRSCGRCEYCSASDENLCRAPRFTGWDEDGGFAERARVPEEFAYALPDAIDDAAVAPLLCAGIIGYRSLRRSRIEPGGRLGLYGFGSSAHIALQVAEDLGCRIFVVTREATHRALARELGAEWAGDLADRPPAKLDAAVLFAPVGTLVPVALEALRPGGTLACAGIHMTQIPPLDYAARLFEERTLTSVTANTRADGCELLELAASAGIRPRTTEFDFDELNQALLALKQGRIVGSGVLRVRGRAGGGRPFLAAANPANPCGQDPCREAELA
- a CDS encoding 16S rRNA (uracil(1498)-N(3))-methyltransferase, which gives rise to MNVLLYDENDEVAPGRVRVADRRHRHAKEILRAKPGDELAVGRIDGKLGRGTIVALDESALELEVVLEREPPAPLPVTLALALPRPPSLRKVLQQATALGVKRFVLFASARVEKSYWQSTGLAPAALREQLLLGLEQAVDCVVPRIELARRFRPFVEDELPRLAAGAAILVAHPGPLAPPPALASRAALLVVGPEGGLQDHELERLAAIGAQRVGLGPRVLRVETAVVALLARLAG
- a CDS encoding glycine--tRNA ligase; translation: MEKLVALCLNRGFIYPSSEIYGGIAGFWDYGPLGTEMRNNVKAAWWQRMVRERDDVVGLDSSIIANPQTWVASGHVANFNDPMIDCRGCKRRFRADQIDADDRCSASSDGKHDLTEARQFNLMLKTRIGAAEDSAGEAYLRAETCQSIFLDFKRVMQSARMKPPFGIAQIGKAFRNEITPRNFIFRSREFEQMELEFFTPPAEAMDWFERFREIRMRWHHDIGLDPAKLRWHAHGADELAHYAKAAYDVVFEFPFGWHELEGVHHRGDFDLRQHSEHSGKDQSYTDPEAKERYFPYVIETSVGVDRCLLALLASAYQEDEVGGEKRVVLRLTPQIAPIKVAVLPLSKKLAAPAEKIAADLRRRFAVDFDLPGSIGKRYRRQDEVGTPLCVTYDFDSEQDQKATVRERDTTRQERIALSQLPAYLGERILGF
- a CDS encoding S-(hydroxymethyl)glutathione dehydrogenase/class III alcohol dehydrogenase, whose product is MRVEAAVAWEAGRPLEIERIELEGPRAGECLVRLAATGVCHTDAYTLSGKDPEGLFPAVLGHEGAGEVVEVGAGVRSLSVGDHVIPLYIPECRECRFCLSGKTNLCARIRETQGKGLMPDGTSRLSARGTLVHHYMGTSTFAQYTVVPEIALAKVRKDAPLDRICLLGCGVTTGIGAVLHTAKVEPGASVAVFGLGGIGLSVIQGAVMAGAERIFAVDLNPRKFELARSLGATDCLDPKQVADVAAAIVSMTDGGVDYSFECIGNVEVMGQALACTSRGWGQAIIIGVAGSGQEIHARPFLLVTGRSWRGTAFGGTKGRTQLPRFVDRYMSGRIKLDEMVTAELPLERINHAFDLMHEGAAIRSVIKY
- a CDS encoding fatty acid desaturase, translating into MASPEESPAVEAVESGPTLSDVIELLPERVYDNPTSLGMIYFARDLVLYLGLVALLVVVDSPFLLVPLWILTAFTTAAIFILGHDAAHETLFKSKRLNYLVGVISMLPSLHIYEAWVFGHKHVHHGHTVREGMDYVWHPTTPEQYRAMTPVQRAMHRLKWSWLGAGVYYGWDIWWKNMMHFQGTAKIAANVKRDRRIVLIYASLLTVMLLGAGAATYGGIGGAVWMWTKVFAVPFVLWNYVIGLAVYVHHVAPDIRWLSRREWTRFKGQMEGTTILHVPAWMNFFMHNIMMHVAHHVDMRIPFYRLPEACEVIRKGYADVVRERDFDLSDYVRITRSCKLYDFNTHSWSGYEAAKESPALVAQA